Proteins co-encoded in one Setaria viridis chromosome 9, Setaria_viridis_v4.0, whole genome shotgun sequence genomic window:
- the LOC117836756 gene encoding uncharacterized protein translates to MVIPIANLSAVVEAAKAVATEMLPAAVTRDAVVEATRASAAWLMTHLWAWLAVARALAVDHLPAGAAAAAQSAAGSAVDASGPWIQTAAKLLNGVYGWLVAAVVEKLPDVAAERLLSDAAAWVMRGRGAAVYTTLALVLLAVAFLGGAVCALTCRTMKGPGLGGARVPRALFKTSPRRYATERAARKARRGTGCRLLPAGFVIALVAYLAAKVLC, encoded by the coding sequence ATGGTCATCCCCATTGCCAACCTCTCGGCCGTCGTCGAGGCGGCCAAGGCCGTGGCCACTGAGATGCTCCCGGCGGCCGTCACGAGGGACGCCGTCGTCGAGGCGACCAGAGCCTCGGCCGCATGGCTCATGACCCACCTCTGGGCCTGGCTCGCCGTGGCGCGGGCCTTGGCCGTGGACCatctccccgccggcgccgcggcggcggcccagagCGCGGCGGGCTCCGCGGTCGACGCCTCGGGGCCGTGGATCCAGACGGCGGCGAAGCTCCTGAACGGCGTCTACGGGTGGCTCGTCGCCGCGGTCGTCGAGAAGCTccccgacgtcgccgccgaGAGGCTCCTGAGCGACGCCGCGGCGTGGGTCatgcgcggccgcggcgccgccgtgtaCACGACGCTGGCGCTCGTGCTCCTGGCCGTCGCCTTCCTCGGTGGCGCCGTGTGCGCGCTCACCTGCCGGACCATGAAGGGCCCCGGGCTCGGCGGCGCACGGGTCCCACGCGCCTTGTTCAAAACCAGCCCCAGGCGCTACGCCACCGAGCGGGCTGCGCGGAAGGCGCGTCGCGGCACCGGTTGCAGGCTGCTTCCGGCCGGGTTTGTCATCGCCCTAGTGGCCTACCTGGCAGCGAAGGTGCTCTGCTAA